A window of Cohnella herbarum contains these coding sequences:
- a CDS encoding carbohydrate ABC transporter permease gives MKWKPLSFERRKQWSGVLFLIPWLFGFTLLFLVPLFRSLQFSLGKLVMLPEGGYVIDFTGFRNFAYALTEHAEYNRVLTESVVDMAVNVPLILFFSLFAASLLNQKFFGRSLARAIFFLPVILASGIIDAISNESIIASVMQGMTYSSDLSSDITGLSTSGLQSFELVFLLHDAGLNETMINYLSGAVDRIYDIISSSGVQILIFLAGLQSISPSLYEASKIEGATGYEIFWKITFPMVSPLILTNVIYTIIDSFADNELTQLAYTTAFSTLDFGLSAAMSWMYFIIVALLLAIVAYIVSKRVYYSD, from the coding sequence ATGAAATGGAAGCCCCTTTCGTTCGAGCGGCGCAAGCAATGGTCCGGAGTGCTGTTTCTCATCCCTTGGTTGTTCGGCTTTACGTTACTGTTCCTTGTGCCGCTGTTCCGTTCGCTGCAGTTCAGTCTCGGCAAGCTGGTCATGCTGCCGGAAGGCGGCTACGTGATCGATTTCACCGGTTTCCGCAATTTCGCGTACGCGTTAACGGAACATGCCGAGTACAACCGGGTGTTGACCGAATCGGTCGTCGACATGGCCGTCAACGTCCCCCTCATTCTGTTTTTCAGTTTGTTCGCAGCCAGCTTGCTCAACCAGAAGTTTTTCGGGCGTTCGCTGGCCCGGGCGATTTTTTTCCTGCCGGTTATACTCGCTTCGGGCATCATCGACGCGATATCGAACGAGAGTATCATCGCCTCGGTTATGCAAGGGATGACTTACAGCTCGGATCTGAGTTCGGACATTACCGGGCTTAGCACCAGCGGGCTGCAAAGCTTCGAGCTTGTCTTTCTCCTGCACGATGCCGGGTTAAACGAGACGATGATCAATTACTTGTCCGGCGCGGTCGATCGGATTTACGACATCATCAGCTCGTCCGGCGTACAAATCCTGATTTTCCTGGCAGGGCTTCAATCGATCTCGCCGTCCTTGTACGAAGCATCGAAAATCGAAGGCGCGACCGGTTACGAAATATTTTGGAAGATTACGTTCCCGATGGTCAGTCCGCTTATCCTAACGAATGTCATCTATACGATAATAGATAGCTTCGCGGATAACGAACTGACGCAGCTCGCGTATACGACCGCTTTCTCGACGCTTGACTTCGGTCTTAGCGCGGCGATGTCGTGGATGTACTTCATCATCGTCGCCTTGCTGCTGGCGATCGTCGCGTACATCGTATCCAAGCGCGTCTATTATTCCGATTAG
- a CDS encoding carbohydrate ABC transporter permease has protein sequence MNALRLNAITEKVKRWGWAVVRIVLIFGLSFVILYPILQKLAVAFKDPVDLYNRNVVWIPEHFTLRNVTSMIKLLDYEWAVVNTFSISAGVMIVQTMICALAGYAFAKLRFRGSSILFGCAIFTILVPPQTIMVPLYMQFKSFDVFGIVHLLTGKDGFYLLDSFWPLLVTSLTGMGIKSGLFIYIFRQVFRGLPKELEEAGFVDGAGIGRTFVQLALPNAVPAIVTVMLFTFVWQWNDTFFTNMYMGNTGMLLANKLSVMGPWINHMLTGSTNVILADPFQVSLLKDVAVLLMMSPLIIMYLFVQKYFVESVERTGLTG, from the coding sequence ATGAATGCACTCAGGCTGAATGCGATAACGGAAAAGGTCAAGCGCTGGGGGTGGGCCGTCGTCCGCATCGTGCTGATATTCGGGTTGTCGTTCGTTATTTTGTACCCGATCCTGCAGAAGCTCGCCGTGGCGTTCAAGGACCCCGTCGACCTGTACAACCGCAACGTCGTATGGATTCCCGAGCATTTTACGCTGCGTAACGTGACGAGCATGATCAAGCTGCTCGATTACGAATGGGCGGTCGTCAATACGTTCTCGATCTCGGCGGGCGTCATGATCGTGCAGACGATGATATGCGCTTTGGCCGGATACGCGTTCGCGAAGCTGCGTTTCCGGGGAAGTTCGATCTTGTTCGGTTGCGCGATATTTACGATTCTCGTTCCGCCGCAAACGATCATGGTGCCGCTGTATATGCAATTCAAGAGCTTCGACGTATTCGGCATCGTGCATCTGCTGACCGGAAAAGACGGCTTTTACTTGCTAGATTCGTTCTGGCCGCTGCTCGTTACTTCGTTAACCGGCATGGGAATCAAATCCGGATTGTTCATCTATATTTTCCGGCAAGTGTTCCGCGGTTTGCCGAAGGAATTGGAGGAAGCCGGCTTCGTGGACGGAGCGGGCATCGGCCGGACGTTCGTGCAACTGGCGTTGCCTAATGCCGTGCCCGCGATCGTCACGGTCATGCTGTTCACGTTCGTATGGCAATGGAACGATACGTTCTTCACGAACATGTATATGGGCAACACCGGAATGTTACTGGCGAACAAGCTAAGCGTCATGGGTCCTTGGATCAATCATATGTTGACCGGCTCGACGAACGTTATATTGGCGGATCCCTTTCAGGTTTCCTTGCTTAAAGACGTAGCCGTGCTGCTCATGATGTCGCCGCTGATCATCATGTATTTATTCGTGCAAAAATATTTCGTAGAAAGCGTAGAACGAACCGGGCTAACCGGCTGA
- a CDS encoding AraC family transcriptional regulator, which translates to MSDQDLAALSPDESMGKLNDYYYPPYITQAHIFNAPRGWGFANRVLKQYALQYVIDGSAEFRVESRKFATHKGDLILYRPYEMHSVRMYPDQDYISITIVFHYGNSTFPNEEMFAWENYLGNYANHEVNHYIAELVAKYHQPGVHNQMQCQGLLHLILSACSKSRRERQLPGASKRNNLARLVHVKNHILKNLDKNIVPEELERLSGLSWNYLTSQFTKTFGYTVVQFLIYSRIEAAKKMALESSLSYGEIASRVGYNSVHSFGKIFRKKTSMSLSEYCASVYDFDHWKQMNRASGDGGEG; encoded by the coding sequence ATGAGTGATCAAGATTTGGCTGCGCTCAGTCCCGACGAGTCGATGGGCAAATTGAATGATTACTATTACCCTCCATATATTACGCAAGCCCATATCTTCAACGCTCCGCGCGGCTGGGGGTTCGCCAATCGCGTTCTCAAGCAATACGCGTTGCAGTACGTAATCGACGGCAGCGCCGAATTCCGGGTCGAAAGCCGTAAGTTCGCTACGCATAAGGGCGATCTTATCCTATATCGGCCGTACGAGATGCATTCCGTGCGGATGTATCCGGACCAGGACTATATCTCGATTACAATCGTGTTCCACTATGGCAACTCTACCTTTCCGAACGAGGAAATGTTCGCGTGGGAAAATTACTTGGGGAATTACGCTAACCATGAAGTCAACCATTACATTGCCGAGTTGGTAGCCAAGTATCATCAGCCCGGCGTTCATAACCAGATGCAATGCCAAGGCTTGCTGCATCTTATTCTGTCCGCGTGCTCCAAATCTCGCAGGGAACGCCAACTGCCCGGCGCCTCGAAACGGAACAACTTGGCCCGACTCGTGCACGTCAAAAATCATATTCTGAAAAATCTAGACAAAAACATCGTCCCGGAAGAGCTGGAGCGGCTGTCCGGTCTCAGTTGGAATTATTTGACGAGCCAGTTCACGAAAACGTTCGGCTACACCGTCGTGCAATTCCTCATCTACTCGCGCATCGAAGCCGCGAAAAAAATGGCGCTCGAAAGCTCTTTGTCCTACGGGGAGATCGCCAGCCGCGTCGGCTACAATAGCGTGCATTCGTTCGGCAAAATCTTTCGCAAAAAAACGAGCATGAGCTTGTCGGAATATTGCGCTTCCGTCTACGACTTCGATCATTGGAAACAGATGAACCGCGCGTCGGGCGACGGAGGCGAAGGTTGA
- a CDS encoding ATP-dependent DNA ligase: MSPMPLVERDTPFDDERYIFEPKIDGHRLILSMENGIARLYTRHNHEVTSRYPELLRVPILDNTDVVLDGEVACLNPATGTIDYESMIERYKLRKPMSIREAAIRQPVHYFVFDILRYEGQDLRSTPLVERKKILERALSSNRYMSPLLYVEGTGIDLFETIRRSRLEGIVAKAKSRSYVDGEDVSWMKIMNYERAVFQIAGYRKNQFGWLLRYQDRNVGILEQGVPSAHKNAFYGVSKSLKKDEDRDFVYVEPSIQARVRFRHWTREGTLRSPEFVDFVVS, from the coding sequence GTGTCTCCAATGCCGTTGGTCGAACGGGATACGCCTTTTGATGACGAAAGGTACATATTCGAACCTAAAATCGACGGTCACCGGCTCATTCTCTCGATGGAGAACGGAATCGCCCGTCTGTACACTCGCCATAACCACGAAGTGACATCCCGGTATCCCGAATTGCTTCGCGTACCGATCCTAGACAACACCGACGTCGTCCTTGACGGCGAGGTGGCTTGTTTGAACCCGGCTACCGGAACGATCGACTACGAATCGATGATCGAACGATACAAGCTTAGGAAACCGATGAGCATTAGGGAAGCCGCTATCCGGCAGCCGGTTCATTACTTCGTATTCGATATTCTGCGATATGAAGGTCAAGATTTACGGTCTACCCCGCTCGTTGAGCGCAAAAAAATTCTCGAGCGCGCGCTATCGTCTAATCGGTATATGAGTCCGCTGCTTTATGTAGAAGGAACGGGAATCGACTTATTCGAAACCATTAGGCGCAGCAGGCTTGAAGGCATCGTAGCCAAAGCGAAAAGCAGATCTTACGTCGACGGCGAAGACGTTAGTTGGATGAAGATCATGAACTACGAACGAGCGGTATTTCAGATTGCCGGATATCGTAAAAATCAGTTCGGCTGGCTGCTTCGGTATCAAGATAGAAACGTCGGAATATTGGAGCAAGGCGTACCTTCCGCCCATAAGAACGCTTTCTACGGCGTATCGAAAAGCTTGAAAAAGGACGAGGATCGGGATTTCGTATACGTCGAGCCGTCCATACAGGCTCGCGTGCGTTTCCGCCATTGGACGAGAGAGGGAACGCTGCGGTCTCCCGAATTCGTAGACTTCGTCGTTTCCTGA
- a CDS encoding alpha/beta-type small acid-soluble spore protein, with translation MANNRSSNQLATPQARNALDQLKYEVAQELGIQFSKDGYHGDMLTKDTGRIGGNITRRLVQIAEQQLAGQSARF, from the coding sequence ATGGCAAACAATCGCAGCAGCAATCAGCTTGCAACTCCGCAGGCGCGCAACGCTCTGGATCAACTGAAATACGAAGTCGCTCAGGAACTCGGAATTCAATTTTCCAAAGACGGCTACCATGGAGATATGCTTACGAAAGATACCGGGCGCATTGGGGGCAACATTACCCGTCGATTGGTACAAATCGCCGAGCAACAGTTGGCAGGCCAGTCCGCTCGTTTCTAA
- a CDS encoding C40 family peptidase yields the protein MKLIRLFAGAIALSVLSGCVRNPGDTMNLKQHSGPVKVRSYGESAADLTEGRHIVTIRQLQNTGYVSLQDVTQATGYHGAWLKDGTYGVGDYDAVWIFGTGESKVSFAGKLLKMPGAAIKENNQMYIPVTGLQKLFGDVTVFAVEADDVAFFPKPTPNETGASGKNLDFSDAGSVKPAANTTADENAGNESPVIALAKKFMGIKYEFGTGPYKETGTFDCSSFTSYVFNQFHVDLPRVARSQAEMGSYVARDNLKIGDLLFFYVPGRFKSNETVGHVGIYMGDGNMIHASPKPKDGVQITPINKPYWKETFLYAKRFKL from the coding sequence ATGAAGCTTATCAGATTGTTCGCTGGCGCGATCGCTTTAAGCGTGCTGTCCGGTTGCGTCCGCAATCCGGGAGACACGATGAACCTTAAGCAGCACTCCGGACCGGTTAAAGTTCGATCCTACGGGGAATCGGCTGCCGATTTAACGGAAGGAAGACATATCGTTACGATCCGGCAACTCCAGAATACGGGGTACGTCAGCTTGCAAGACGTGACGCAAGCGACGGGATATCATGGAGCTTGGTTAAAGGACGGTACTTACGGCGTAGGCGATTACGATGCCGTGTGGATCTTCGGCACGGGCGAAAGCAAGGTATCCTTCGCGGGTAAACTGTTGAAAATGCCCGGCGCGGCGATTAAAGAAAACAATCAAATGTATATTCCCGTAACGGGTCTGCAGAAATTATTCGGGGACGTTACCGTATTCGCCGTAGAAGCGGACGATGTCGCGTTCTTTCCTAAACCGACCCCGAACGAGACGGGAGCCTCGGGCAAAAATTTAGATTTCTCCGATGCGGGATCCGTCAAACCTGCCGCGAATACGACCGCCGACGAGAATGCGGGAAACGAATCGCCGGTTATCGCGTTAGCCAAGAAGTTTATGGGCATTAAATACGAGTTCGGCACGGGGCCGTACAAAGAAACGGGAACTTTCGACTGCTCATCGTTTACGAGTTACGTATTTAATCAATTTCATGTCGACTTGCCTCGGGTAGCGAGATCGCAAGCGGAGATGGGCTCCTACGTAGCCAGGGACAATCTGAAAATCGGCGATTTATTGTTCTTCTACGTACCGGGCCGCTTCAAGAGCAACGAAACCGTCGGCCACGTGGGCATATATATGGGGGACGGCAACATGATTCATGCCAGTCCTAAGCCTAAGGATGGCGTCCAGATTACTCCGATCAACAAACCGTATTGGAAGGAAACGTTCCTGTACGCCAAAAGATTCAAGTTATGA
- a CDS encoding HD-GYP domain-containing protein, with product MRVHITDVRAGDRLAEDLYNSFGLHVLSKGTTLNEKELSRMYQHQIDFLEIERRAGNSPVQVEEEQPSSTYNPLLRPLYHDAVAGAEQLFERALVEGRIYEEDVKESFQPLVENFRAERDVVSLLLLLNSQDDYTYQHSVQVGMLSYYIARWLGWNEEETVRAGKAGFLHDIGKCKIAEAILNKPSKLSDEEYEEIKNHPAYGFEILKKSFNDSVIALAALQHHERMDGKGYPNGLTRDEIHPMARIVAVADVYSAMISSRVYREKRDLLQVLREMFQLSFEELDPEVTHTFIRHMIPNFIGKRVELSTGESGTIVMTHPTDYFRPLVQVGEQFIDLSVQRNQEIKQVFM from the coding sequence ATGAGAGTACATATTACGGATGTGCGAGCAGGAGACCGTTTGGCGGAGGATCTATACAACTCCTTCGGATTGCACGTTTTATCCAAAGGGACTACTCTGAACGAAAAAGAACTCTCTAGGATGTACCAGCATCAGATCGACTTTCTGGAAATCGAAAGGCGAGCCGGCAATTCCCCGGTTCAAGTCGAGGAAGAGCAACCGAGTTCGACCTATAATCCATTGCTTCGTCCGCTGTACCACGACGCGGTAGCCGGAGCGGAGCAGCTGTTTGAACGAGCTTTGGTCGAAGGCCGTATTTACGAAGAAGACGTCAAGGAAAGCTTCCAACCTCTCGTCGAGAATTTCCGCGCCGAACGGGACGTCGTTTCCCTGCTGCTTCTGCTTAACAGTCAAGACGACTATACCTACCAGCACTCCGTTCAAGTCGGGATGCTCAGCTATTACATCGCGCGGTGGCTCGGTTGGAACGAGGAAGAGACGGTTCGGGCAGGCAAGGCGGGTTTCTTGCATGACATCGGCAAATGCAAAATCGCCGAAGCCATTCTGAACAAGCCGTCCAAGTTATCCGACGAAGAATACGAAGAGATCAAAAATCACCCAGCTTACGGATTTGAAATCTTGAAAAAATCCTTCAATGATTCGGTCATCGCTCTGGCTGCCCTGCAGCATCACGAAAGGATGGACGGCAAAGGTTATCCGAACGGATTAACGCGCGATGAAATTCATCCGATGGCACGAATCGTTGCCGTGGCCGACGTTTATAGCGCAATGATATCGTCCAGGGTCTACCGCGAGAAAAGGGATTTACTTCAAGTCCTAAGGGAAATGTTTCAATTAAGCTTCGAGGAATTGGATCCGGAGGTAACCCACACGTTCATTCGGCATATGATTCCGAATTTCATCGGCAAAAGGGTCGAGCTGTCGACCGGCGAATCGGGCACGATCGTGATGACTCATCCGACGGACTATTTCCGCCCGCTCGTTCAAGTCGGAGAACAATTTATCGATCTCTCCGTCCAACGCAACCAAGAAATCAAGCAAGTATTTATGTAA
- a CDS encoding SIS domain-containing protein yields the protein MLTRGILTLPEIGDQAEALAGAWEQLKQQSSWVQDYLANNEYDEVVFIGSGSSYYQSQVMATTFRLWLGRSASALPSSDIFLFRDQSVARDRKILLVGVSRSGESSEVILALDSVKDLANWTTCGITCYESSRLGVMTPCLVSPLGKEQSTVMTKSFSSMTFMMQAAIAQAAGGSILEEMEQVLDLHGDVVKRANSFAESLAEANDFNKYIYLGMGAYYGLSQEVCLKLKEMSYVWTESYGTLEFRHGPKSVVEPGTLVCLLVSENARSYELKVAEEMKAYGAFVLLVTTAGGADTEFADAVFELGGGFLSDEARAVLYLPLLQYLGFYTAMKRGVDPDHPRNLTQVVTI from the coding sequence ATTTTGACAAGAGGAATTTTGACGCTTCCGGAAATCGGAGATCAAGCTGAAGCTCTGGCAGGAGCATGGGAACAATTGAAGCAACAGTCAAGCTGGGTGCAGGATTATTTGGCGAATAACGAATACGATGAGGTTGTGTTTATCGGATCTGGCTCGTCCTATTACCAATCGCAAGTGATGGCTACGACTTTCCGGTTATGGCTTGGACGTAGCGCGAGCGCACTGCCGTCGTCGGATATTTTCCTGTTCCGCGATCAATCGGTCGCTCGAGACCGTAAAATACTGCTCGTCGGCGTGTCCCGTTCGGGAGAATCTTCCGAAGTCATTCTTGCGCTCGACTCGGTGAAGGATTTGGCGAATTGGACGACTTGCGGAATTACTTGCTACGAGTCGAGCCGATTAGGCGTCATGACCCCTTGCTTGGTTTCGCCACTCGGCAAAGAGCAAAGCACGGTAATGACGAAATCGTTCAGCAGCATGACCTTCATGATGCAAGCGGCGATCGCGCAGGCAGCCGGAGGATCTATTTTGGAAGAAATGGAACAGGTTCTCGACCTTCACGGCGACGTCGTGAAGCGCGCGAATAGCTTTGCCGAAAGCTTAGCCGAAGCGAATGATTTCAATAAGTATATTTATTTAGGCATGGGAGCCTATTACGGCTTGTCGCAAGAAGTTTGTCTGAAGCTGAAGGAAATGTCGTACGTATGGACGGAAAGCTACGGCACGCTCGAGTTCAGGCACGGGCCGAAATCGGTCGTTGAACCGGGCACGCTCGTCTGTCTGCTAGTTTCCGAAAATGCTCGTTCTTACGAATTGAAGGTCGCGGAAGAAATGAAAGCCTACGGCGCTTTCGTGTTGCTCGTAACGACCGCGGGAGGAGCGGATACGGAATTCGCCGACGCGGTATTCGAGCTTGGAGGAGGTTTCTTGTCCGATGAAGCGCGCGCGGTGCTTTACCTTCCGTTGCTTCAGTATTTGGGGTTCTACACCGCGATGAAACGGGGAGTGGATCCCGACCATCCAAGAAATTTGACTCAAGTCGTTACAATCTGA
- a CDS encoding DeoR/GlpR family DNA-binding transcription regulator — protein MARNKSERQEQELAYLERYGSISLLEMTEKFDCSEATARRDLEELEKTGRIIRTMGGGAKYGSNGMSREVPFHEKQSALFREKEAIADKAASLVEEGDVIGLTGGTTTFLIAKALKKRSNITVVTNAVNIAMELADSEELQVVLTGGVLRNRSYELCGPLAEQSVKALNIHLMFMGVDGVTGQGVSTYSELEANIASQLMRRSGRTIAVFDRSKVGKSSLFHVASLNELHACITDELPAESTLQALKQANVEVYTANWSSNHSPLEG, from the coding sequence ATGGCGCGTAATAAATCAGAGCGGCAGGAGCAAGAGCTAGCTTATCTGGAAAGGTACGGCAGCATCTCGTTGCTGGAAATGACCGAGAAATTCGACTGCTCTGAAGCGACGGCCAGACGGGATCTCGAAGAACTGGAGAAAACCGGTCGAATTATTCGAACGATGGGCGGCGGAGCGAAGTACGGAAGCAACGGCATGTCTCGCGAGGTTCCCTTCCATGAGAAGCAGAGCGCGCTGTTCCGGGAGAAGGAAGCGATCGCGGACAAGGCGGCATCTCTCGTGGAAGAGGGCGACGTCATCGGATTGACGGGTGGAACGACGACCTTTCTCATTGCCAAAGCCTTGAAGAAGAGAAGCAATATTACGGTCGTCACCAATGCGGTCAACATCGCGATGGAGCTGGCGGACAGCGAGGAGCTGCAAGTCGTGTTGACGGGCGGAGTGTTGCGGAACCGAAGCTATGAGCTGTGCGGGCCATTGGCCGAACAGTCGGTCAAGGCGCTCAACATTCATTTGATGTTCATGGGCGTAGACGGCGTGACGGGGCAAGGGGTAAGCACTTACTCGGAGCTTGAAGCGAACATCGCGAGTCAATTGATGAGAAGATCCGGCCGAACGATCGCCGTTTTCGACCGGTCTAAGGTCGGCAAGTCCTCTCTCTTTCATGTCGCTTCATTAAATGAGCTACATGCTTGCATTACCGACGAATTACCGGCGGAGTCTACGCTGCAAGCGTTGAAGCAAGCTAATGTGGAAGTATATACCGCGAATTGGAGCTCAAACCATTCTCCATTGGAAGGGTAG